One part of the Cellvibrionales bacterium genome encodes these proteins:
- a CDS encoding lipoprotein yields the protein MPRLLVAALFTVLLAACGQTGPLYLPKDDPNATEAATPPPPVAETQSDAASDETATTDETVAPDEAAPAENETP from the coding sequence ATGCCCCGTTTACTTGTCGCTGCTTTATTCACTGTGTTGCTCGCTGCTTGCGGTCAAACCGGTCCTTTGTATTTGCCAAAAGATGATCCAAACGCAACAGAAGCAGCAACACCGCCGCCGCCCGTAGCAGAAACGCAAAGCGATGCAGCCAGCGATGAGACGGCAACAACGGATGAAACCGTAGCGCCTGACGAAGCAGCACCCGCCGAAAACGAGACGCCATAA
- the lysA gene encoding diaminopimelate decarboxylase, with the protein MSTQLQTFTRHQGELRAEDVTLTEIAARYGTPTYVYSRAAITANYHAYTDALQGCDHRVCFAVKANSNLAVLNVLARLGAGFDIVSVGELERVLAAGGDPSGVVFSGVGKREDEIARALEVGIYCFNVESRAELQRIQTVAASMNKIAPVSLRVNPDVDANTHPYISTGLRENKFGIDMLEALDVYREAAQLSHIRIKGIDCHIGSQLLELTPFLDALDRVLGLIDQLAAEKIVVEHLDIGGGLGVVYRPGEAAPTPSDYMKALRAQLGDRPLKILVEPGRSIVANAGVLLTRVDLLKSTPSHHFAVVDAAMNDLIRPALYQAWQSIEPVREHEGRSHIYDVVGPVCETGDFLGKARELIIDAGDLLAVFGSGAYGFVMSSNYNSRPRAAEVMVDGEQVFTVRQRETLADLWRGESLLP; encoded by the coding sequence ATGAGCACGCAGTTGCAAACCTTCACGCGCCATCAAGGTGAATTGCGCGCTGAAGATGTGACCTTAACGGAAATTGCAGCGCGCTACGGCACGCCAACTTATGTGTACAGTCGCGCCGCTATCACCGCGAATTACCACGCCTACACCGATGCGTTGCAGGGCTGCGATCATCGTGTGTGTTTTGCGGTAAAAGCGAATAGCAATCTCGCGGTGTTGAATGTGTTGGCGCGTTTGGGTGCGGGTTTCGATATTGTTTCGGTGGGTGAATTGGAGCGCGTGTTAGCAGCGGGCGGCGATCCATCCGGCGTGGTGTTTTCCGGCGTGGGTAAACGCGAAGATGAAATTGCACGCGCGCTGGAAGTCGGTATTTATTGTTTCAATGTGGAATCGCGCGCCGAGTTGCAACGCATACAAACCGTAGCGGCGAGTATGAATAAAATTGCGCCGGTGTCACTGCGTGTGAATCCGGATGTGGATGCCAACACGCATCCGTATATTTCCACCGGCTTGCGCGAAAATAAATTCGGCATTGATATGCTGGAGGCGTTGGATGTGTACCGCGAAGCGGCGCAACTTTCACATATCCGCATCAAGGGTATTGATTGCCACATCGGTTCGCAGCTGCTGGAACTCACGCCGTTTTTGGATGCGCTGGATCGCGTATTGGGTTTGATCGATCAACTCGCCGCAGAAAAAATTGTGGTAGAGCATCTCGATATTGGCGGTGGCTTGGGCGTGGTGTATCGCCCCGGTGAAGCTGCGCCTACACCTAGCGATTACATGAAGGCACTACGCGCACAGTTGGGTGATCGTCCATTAAAAATTTTGGTGGAGCCCGGTCGTTCGATTGTGGCGAATGCCGGCGTGTTGCTCACGCGCGTGGATTTGTTGAAGTCCACACCTTCACACCATTTTGCTGTTGTAGACGCAGCGATGAATGATTTGATTCGCCCCGCGTTGTATCAAGCGTGGCAGAGCATAGAGCCGGTGCGTGAACACGAAGGTCGCTCGCATATTTACGATGTGGTGGGGCCCGTGTGTGAAACGGGTGATTTTCTCGGCAAAGCGCGCGAATTGATTATTGATGCCGGTGATTTACTGGCGGTGTTTGGCAGCGGTGCTTACGGTTTTGTGATGAGTTCCAATTACAACAGTCGCCCGCGCGCTGCCGAAGTGATGGTGGATGGCGAGCAAGTATTTACCGTGCGCCAGCGCGAAACGCTCGCGGACTTGTGGCGCGGCGAATCACTGCTGCCGTAA
- a CDS encoding NUDIX hydrolase, translating into MKFCSSCGAAVRLEIPAGDNRERHVCTQCETIHYHNPRIITGSLPVFEDKVLLCKRAIEPRLGFWTLPAGFLELGESVAAGAARETEEEAGAQVQMGELFCMFNLPHIGQVYMMYLAQLTAPQFAAHTEESLEVKLFCEEDIPWRELAFRTIWRTLHHYYADKKLGHFSLHVEDIGPM; encoded by the coding sequence GTGAAATTTTGTTCCAGTTGCGGCGCAGCGGTGCGGCTGGAAATTCCCGCTGGCGATAACCGCGAGCGCCATGTGTGTACGCAGTGCGAAACAATTCACTATCACAACCCGCGCATCATCACTGGTAGTTTGCCGGTATTTGAAGATAAGGTTTTGTTGTGCAAACGCGCTATCGAACCGCGTTTAGGTTTTTGGACACTGCCCGCCGGTTTTTTGGAATTGGGTGAAAGCGTTGCCGCCGGTGCCGCGCGCGAAACCGAAGAAGAAGCGGGCGCGCAAGTGCAAATGGGCGAGCTGTTTTGTATGTTTAACCTGCCGCATATCGGGCAGGTGTACATGATGTATCTCGCACAATTAACTGCGCCGCAATTCGCTGCACACACGGAAGAATCTTTGGAAGTAAAACTGTTTTGCGAAGAAGATATTCCCTGGCGCGAACTGGCCTTTCGCACCATTTGGCGCACTCTGCATCACTATTACGCCGATAAAAAACTCGGTCATTTTTCTTTGCATGTGGAAGACATCGGCCCGATGTAA
- a CDS encoding TIGR03617 family F420-dependent LLM class oxidoreductase — MEIFAPTPEHLGLDAIGAFAQRAEALGYDGIFVADAIHDGLLLSCQALAATARITVATSVLVAFPRSPMNVALAAWDLQRMSQGRFELGLGTQIRQNIEDRFSVRWLPPVSGMREYLGALRAIFHSFRTGEALRFEGEHFRFTRLQPFFNPGAIDAPNPSLMMGAVGEKMLALSGRCADGLHTHPTSGARRYLQEVVLPNVAQGASQRDAVLSKPRICINALVASGFDDAEVKKAQEQFRQTLAFLFSTPAYWASLELYGWQDVGLELQQLARTQRWDKMAAAFTDEMLDVFLLSGTYRELPEKMLARFGDVADRVAVQPPATTEHDAGFMEMLNTIRQLAA; from the coding sequence GTGGAGATTTTTGCGCCAACACCGGAACATCTCGGTCTCGATGCGATAGGTGCGTTTGCGCAGCGCGCAGAAGCACTGGGCTATGACGGCATTTTTGTCGCGGATGCGATACACGACGGTTTGTTGCTGTCTTGCCAAGCACTCGCAGCGACTGCGCGCATTACGGTGGCAACTTCCGTGCTGGTGGCGTTTCCGCGCAGCCCGATGAATGTGGCGCTGGCGGCGTGGGATTTGCAGCGTATGTCGCAAGGGCGTTTTGAGTTGGGTCTCGGCACGCAAATTCGGCAGAATATCGAAGATCGTTTTTCGGTGCGTTGGTTGCCGCCGGTGTCGGGTATGCGCGAATACTTAGGCGCACTGCGCGCGATTTTTCACAGCTTTCGCACCGGTGAAGCGCTGCGTTTTGAAGGCGAGCATTTTCGTTTCACGCGCTTGCAACCGTTTTTTAATCCGGGGGCTATCGACGCGCCCAATCCATCGCTGATGATGGGTGCAGTGGGCGAGAAAATGCTGGCGCTGTCAGGTCGTTGCGCCGATGGTTTGCACACGCATCCCACCAGCGGCGCGCGGCGCTATTTGCAAGAAGTGGTGTTGCCGAATGTGGCGCAAGGAGCCAGCCAACGCGATGCCGTATTATCCAAACCGCGCATTTGCATCAATGCTTTAGTGGCCAGCGGATTTGATGACGCTGAAGTCAAAAAAGCGCAAGAACAATTTCGCCAAACACTGGCATTTTTATTTTCCACACCGGCGTATTGGGCGAGCTTGGAATTGTACGGTTGGCAGGATGTGGGTTTGGAATTGCAGCAACTCGCGCGCACACAGCGTTGGGACAAAATGGCGGCGGCGTTTACGGATGAAATGTTGGATGTGTTTTTGCTGAGTGGCACTTACCGCGAACTACCAGAAAAAATGCTGGCGCGTTTTGGCGATGTGGCGGATCGCGTAGCGGTGCAACCGCCCGCAACCACAGAACACGATGCAGGGTTTATGGAGATGCTAAATACGATTCGTCAGTTAGCCGCTTGA
- a CDS encoding prenyltransferase: MSGPFLSKGFFPHDLLRPAVDYILATQLEDGCIPWFTGSYADPWDHTEAAMGLSIAGEYAAAEKAYQWLKSEQLKDGSWWIHYQDRTVKNDERRETNFVAYVATGVWHHYLITENYSFLCEMADMVEHAIRFVIGLQTEHGDIHWAVDKQGKTMRDALVTGNASIYKSLECALNIFTVLGEPKPHWEKAREKLGHALRHKPERFDRTWESKARYSMDWFYPVLTGAIDNKKTALQRINARWDEFVVQGMGCRCVSDQPWVTVAESCELVMALLAAGDRARAVELYSWLHQWRDDEGVYWTGYQFAEDLLWPDEKPTWTSGAILLAADALTQHTAASKLFTEVNVLDSAEQLEQQLAARRKQKD, encoded by the coding sequence ATGAGCGGCCCTTTTTTGAGCAAAGGTTTTTTTCCGCACGATTTATTGCGTCCGGCTGTGGATTATATTTTGGCCACGCAATTGGAAGACGGCTGCATTCCGTGGTTTACCGGCAGCTATGCCGACCCGTGGGATCACACCGAAGCGGCAATGGGTTTGTCGATTGCCGGTGAATACGCCGCCGCTGAAAAAGCTTATCAATGGCTGAAAAGCGAACAATTAAAAGACGGCAGTTGGTGGATACACTACCAAGATCGCACGGTAAAAAATGACGAGCGCCGCGAAACCAATTTCGTCGCCTATGTTGCCACTGGTGTGTGGCATCACTATCTCATCACCGAAAATTATTCTTTTCTCTGTGAAATGGCCGACATGGTGGAACACGCCATCCGTTTTGTGATCGGCTTGCAAACGGAACACGGCGACATTCACTGGGCGGTGGATAAACAAGGCAAAACCATGCGCGATGCGCTGGTGACGGGCAACGCTTCCATTTATAAAAGTTTGGAGTGCGCGCTCAATATTTTTACCGTGCTGGGCGAGCCAAAACCGCACTGGGAAAAAGCGCGCGAAAAACTCGGCCACGCACTGCGCCACAAACCGGAGCGTTTTGATCGCACTTGGGAATCAAAAGCGCGCTATTCGATGGATTGGTTTTATCCTGTGCTCACCGGCGCCATCGACAACAAAAAAACGGCACTGCAACGTATCAATGCGCGCTGGGATGAGTTCGTGGTGCAGGGCATGGGCTGCCGTTGCGTGTCCGATCAACCCTGGGTGACGGTGGCGGAATCTTGCGAGTTGGTGATGGCGCTGCTCGCCGCCGGTGATCGCGCGCGCGCGGTGGAACTCTACAGTTGGTTGCACCAGTGGCGCGACGATGAAGGCGTGTACTGGACCGGCTATCAATTTGCAGAAGATTTATTGTGGCCGGATGAAAAACCGACCTGGACATCGGGCGCAATTTTGCTCGCCGCCGACGCACTCACGCAGCACACCGCCGCCAGCAAATTATTTACCGAAGTGAATGTGTTGGACAGCGCCGAGCAGTTGGAACAGCAACTCGCGGCGCGGCGCAAGCAAAAAGATTGA
- a CDS encoding class I SAM-dependent methyltransferase, with the protein MKTVDFKTLGFRSGDTVLDLGCGEGRHVINAYVEANVHAIGVDLGFNDLSTATERAEPFLAAENTEKYFHLACANALQLPFADASFNQVICSEVLEHIPDYLSAINEIERVLKPGGVAAISVPRYVPEWICWALSDAYHSNEGGHIRIFKEHLLKREVERTGLRFIRRHWAHALHSIYWWLQCAFWASKEKNPLVQQWHKLLVWDMMEQPALTRVLEKTLDPLIGKSVVLYFYKPSTVAERNAK; encoded by the coding sequence ATGAAAACAGTTGATTTCAAAACTCTGGGTTTTCGCAGTGGGGATACTGTATTGGATCTCGGCTGCGGCGAAGGTCGCCATGTTATCAACGCCTATGTGGAAGCAAATGTACACGCCATCGGTGTTGATCTCGGCTTTAATGATTTAAGCACCGCTACAGAACGCGCCGAGCCTTTTCTCGCTGCAGAAAATACCGAAAAATATTTTCATCTCGCCTGCGCCAACGCCCTGCAACTGCCTTTTGCCGATGCCAGTTTTAATCAGGTAATTTGTTCGGAAGTGTTGGAACACATTCCCGATTATCTCAGCGCTATCAATGAAATAGAGCGCGTACTCAAACCGGGCGGCGTTGCGGCTATCAGCGTGCCGCGCTATGTGCCGGAGTGGATTTGCTGGGCGCTGTCTGATGCTTACCACAGCAATGAAGGCGGCCACATTCGCATCTTCAAAGAACATTTATTAAAGCGCGAAGTTGAGCGCACCGGCTTGCGTTTTATTCGCCGCCACTGGGCGCACGCCCTGCACAGTATTTACTGGTGGTTACAGTGCGCGTTTTGGGCAAGCAAAGAAAAAAATCCGCTGGTACAGCAATGGCATAAGCTCTTGGTGTGGGACATGATGGAACAGCCCGCACTCACGCGCGTTTTAGAAAAAACTCTCGACCCGCTGATCGGCAAAAGTGTGGTGCTGTATTTTTACAAACCGAGCACAGTTGCCGAGAGGAATGCCAAATGA
- a CDS encoding glycosyltransferase family 4 protein — protein MTATSHPSPRALRIALLGYRSHPYGGGQGIYLKYLSKALVNMGHQVDVISGPPYPHLDPRVTLIKVPSLNLFESPRHHAFGLRAKHLLSWADFMEWWSMLTGGFAEPYSFGRRVNKLLKNKHKHYDIIHDNQSLCYGLLDLQKRGFPVVATFHHPITHDLRIALKSEPRWYMRALILRWHSFLKMQKNVVKKLDHIVTVSAHSRRDIARDFSIHESEIDLIHCGIDTAEFHPIPHIQKIPFRLMCTASADQPLKGLKFLLKAVALLRERYPQLSLLVVGKPKAGGYTENLIARLGIGDIVQFVSGISTEQLVQHYNEAEIVVCPSLYEGFGLPAGEAMSCGTAVISSNGGALPEVVGDAGLVVQAGSEQAIADAIVDLFEHPEKRAQLAQAGRARIESTFCWNLAAQQFTQYYQRMLQQRKSKA, from the coding sequence GTGACTGCCACTTCGCACCCATCGCCGCGCGCTTTGCGCATTGCCCTGCTCGGCTATCGCAGCCACCCCTACGGCGGCGGGCAGGGTATTTACCTCAAGTACTTGAGCAAGGCGCTGGTGAACATGGGGCATCAGGTAGATGTGATTTCTGGCCCGCCCTACCCACATCTCGATCCGCGCGTGACGCTGATTAAAGTACCCAGCCTCAATTTGTTTGAAAGCCCACGCCATCACGCCTTCGGTTTGCGTGCCAAACATTTGCTGTCGTGGGCCGATTTCATGGAGTGGTGGAGCATGCTCACCGGCGGCTTCGCCGAGCCTTACAGCTTTGGTCGCCGCGTCAACAAATTGCTGAAAAACAAACACAAGCACTACGACATCATTCACGACAACCAGAGCCTCTGCTACGGCTTGCTCGATTTGCAGAAGCGCGGCTTTCCTGTCGTCGCCACCTTTCATCACCCCATCACGCACGATCTGCGCATCGCGTTGAAATCGGAGCCGCGCTGGTATATGCGCGCCTTGATTTTGCGCTGGCATTCGTTTTTGAAGATGCAAAAAAATGTGGTGAAAAAACTCGATCATATTGTGACCGTTTCCGCGCACTCGCGCCGAGACATCGCGCGCGATTTTTCTATCCATGAAAGCGAGATTGATTTGATTCACTGCGGTATCGACACCGCCGAGTTTCACCCTATTCCCCATATTCAAAAAATTCCTTTTCGCTTGATGTGCACCGCTTCTGCTGACCAGCCGCTTAAAGGGTTGAAATTTTTATTGAAAGCGGTGGCACTGTTGCGCGAGCGTTACCCGCAACTGTCACTGCTCGTCGTCGGCAAACCTAAAGCCGGTGGCTACACCGAAAATTTAATTGCGCGTCTCGGCATTGGCGACATCGTGCAATTTGTTTCCGGCATTTCCACGGAACAATTGGTGCAGCACTACAACGAAGCAGAAATTGTGGTCTGCCCTTCGCTGTATGAAGGTTTTGGCCTGCCAGCCGGTGAAGCCATGTCTTGCGGCACAGCGGTGATTTCTTCCAACGGCGGCGCGCTGCCGGAAGTGGTGGGCGATGCGGGACTGGTGGTGCAAGCGGGCAGCGAACAGGCGATTGCTGATGCGATTGTGGATTTGTTCGAACACCCAGAGAAACGCGCACAACTGGCGCAAGCGGGGCGCGCGCGCATTGAAAGCACTTTCTGCTGGAATCTCGCCGCACAACAATTCACACAGTATTACCAGCGTATGCTGCAGCAGAGGAAATCCAAGGCATGA
- a CDS encoding Kef family K(+) transporter has product MPHETPLIFTIAASFALALVLGFLAARIKLPVLVGYMVAGILVGPLSPGLVVDVGLSQQLAEIGVILLMFGVGLHFSLADLFSVRRIALPGALIEIPLVTALGAGLATWWGWSLGGALVFGLCLSVASTVVLVRAMETHGQLKTMNGHIAIGWLVVEDLVMVLVLVLLPPLAGVLSGNSGAGDVHTLLKTLAMTFIKVAGFIALMMVVGRKVFPWLLWQVAHTGSRELFNLCVVAAAIGIAYGAATLFGVSIALGAFFAGIVLRESDFSYRAAQESQPLRDAFSVLFFVSVGMLFDPRVLLDNPLGVLAVLAIIMCGKSMLAFTLVKARGYPLTTALTVSVGLAQIGEFSFILAGLGVSLNLLPKEGLNLILAGSLLSIALNPLVFHAVEPLQRWIRTRSRFARFLEQPDDPLAILPMTFASEELTNHVVLVGYGRVGRRVGRALRERGLRYVVVEENRDLVEGLRAKGLPAVAGDAVEPEVLIQAHIARASLLIVAMPDAARTGRMLAIARMLNPHIGSIARVHSDDEAELLEKENVGGVFFGEQELANAMISAIDGQLSEQRHQHHG; this is encoded by the coding sequence ATGCCACACGAAACCCCTCTGATATTTACCATCGCAGCCAGCTTCGCCCTTGCCCTCGTACTGGGCTTTTTGGCGGCGCGCATCAAGTTGCCGGTGTTGGTGGGCTATATGGTGGCTGGTATCTTGGTTGGTCCGCTCTCCCCAGGTTTAGTGGTGGATGTAGGTTTATCGCAGCAATTGGCGGAGATCGGCGTGATTTTGCTGATGTTCGGCGTGGGCTTGCACTTTTCCTTGGCAGATCTGTTCTCTGTGCGCCGCATTGCCCTGCCGGGGGCGTTGATCGAGATTCCCTTGGTCACGGCGCTGGGCGCAGGCTTGGCGACATGGTGGGGCTGGTCACTGGGCGGCGCGTTGGTGTTCGGGCTGTGTTTGTCGGTGGCGAGTACCGTGGTCTTGGTGCGCGCCATGGAAACGCACGGCCAGCTCAAAACCATGAACGGCCACATCGCCATCGGCTGGTTGGTGGTGGAGGATCTGGTGATGGTGCTGGTGCTGGTGTTGCTGCCGCCACTGGCGGGCGTACTCAGCGGCAATAGTGGTGCGGGTGATGTGCACACCCTACTAAAAACGCTGGCGATGACATTTATTAAAGTCGCCGGTTTTATTGCGCTGATGATGGTGGTGGGGCGCAAAGTGTTTCCGTGGTTGCTGTGGCAGGTAGCGCACACCGGCTCGCGGGAATTGTTTAATTTGTGTGTGGTGGCCGCGGCGATAGGCATTGCTTACGGCGCTGCCACGCTGTTTGGTGTGTCGATTGCGTTGGGGGCATTTTTTGCGGGCATCGTGTTGCGCGAATCTGATTTCAGTTACCGTGCTGCACAGGAATCGCAGCCGTTGCGCGATGCGTTTTCTGTACTGTTTTTTGTCTCGGTCGGTATGTTGTTTGATCCGCGTGTACTGCTGGACAACCCGTTGGGTGTGTTGGCGGTGCTGGCCATCATCATGTGCGGCAAATCGATGTTGGCGTTTACTTTGGTAAAAGCGCGCGGCTATCCACTGACTACAGCGCTGACCGTGTCTGTCGGCTTGGCGCAAATCGGCGAGTTCTCTTTTATTTTGGCTGGCTTGGGTGTGAGTCTGAATCTGTTGCCCAAAGAAGGCTTAAATTTAATTCTGGCAGGTTCGCTGTTATCTATCGCACTAAACCCCTTGGTGTTTCATGCCGTGGAGCCACTGCAGCGCTGGATACGCACGCGCTCGCGCTTTGCGCGTTTTCTGGAGCAGCCGGATGACCCACTGGCGATCTTGCCGATGACTTTTGCTTCGGAAGAATTGACGAATCATGTCGTGTTGGTGGGTTATGGTCGCGTAGGGCGGCGCGTTGGCCGCGCATTGCGCGAGCGCGGTCTGCGCTATGTGGTGGTGGAAGAAAATCGTGATTTGGTTGAAGGCTTGCGAGCAAAAGGTTTGCCGGCAGTGGCCGGTGATGCTGTGGAGCCAGAAGTATTAATTCAAGCGCATATTGCCCGTGCATCGCTGCTGATTGTGGCGATGCCCGATGCCGCGCGCACCGGCCGCATGTTGGCAATTGCGCGCATGTTGAATCCGCATATCGGTTCTATTGCGCGCGTGCACAGCGATGATGAAGCCGAATTGCTAGAAAAAGAAAATGTCGGCGGGGTATTTTTTGGCGAGCAAGAATTGGCAAATGCCATGATCTCAGCGATAGATGGTCAGTTATCTGAGCAGCGGCATCAGCATCACGGATAA
- a CDS encoding toluene tolerance protein — MTETLHWQPLDKPAWLALKAEGEIIEQDNRGVKVLRCANGDFIKLFRVKRRITTARLWNPAQEFFRKAQQLKQRGIATVTPVSLYRLLHVPRFGARYQPLEGETVRTLLQQKKFTEKHITELAAFIALLHSKGILFRSLHPGNVVLRPDGTFGLIDILDCRFRWWSRPLNRWQRERNFQHFFRYEDGKQIERALRAAYFIAAG, encoded by the coding sequence ATGACAGAAACATTGCACTGGCAGCCACTGGATAAACCGGCGTGGCTGGCGTTGAAAGCGGAAGGCGAAATCATCGAGCAGGACAACCGTGGCGTAAAAGTGCTGCGCTGCGCCAATGGCGATTTTATTAAATTGTTTCGCGTAAAACGCCGCATCACCACCGCGCGTTTGTGGAATCCGGCGCAGGAATTTTTTCGCAAAGCACAGCAATTAAAACAGCGTGGTATCGCCACCGTAACCCCTGTGTCTTTGTATCGTCTGCTGCATGTGCCGCGCTTCGGTGCGCGCTATCAGCCCTTGGAAGGTGAAACGGTGCGCACACTGCTACAGCAAAAAAAATTCACAGAAAAACACATAACAGAATTGGCGGCATTCATTGCGCTGTTGCACAGCAAGGGTATTTTGTTTCGCTCCCTGCATCCGGGCAATGTGGTGCTGCGGCCAGATGGAACATTTGGTTTGATTGATATTTTGGATTGCCGTTTCCGTTGGTGGAGCAGGCCACTCAACCGCTGGCAGCGCGAACGCAATTTTCAGCATTTCTTCCGGTATGAAGATGGCAAACAAATCGAAAGGGCGTTGAGGGCGGCGTATTTTATTGCCGCTGGTTAG
- a CDS encoding ABC transporter substrate-binding protein has protein sequence MSFNTGIWKRCQHIMRMAVLWAATVVLATPLAHASSEPEKWELKFGFIKLTDMVPLAVAYEKGYFEDEGLTVTLEAQANWKVLYDRVVSGELDGAHMLAAMPLGSATGITGKDMLIAPFTLSYNGAGITVSNDVWSKMKPSVAMEGGKPKHPISAKSLVPVLDQYKKEGKSFTLGMTFPVGTHNYMERYWLAAGGIHPGFYAPEKGDNSGNIGAQALLSVVPPPQMVPTMDAGTTVGYCVGEPWNQQAVVKGLGVPVITSEQMWAGGADKVFGVREAFAKENPNTTLRVVKALIRASQWLDANSNANRPEAVRMIARPVYVGADEKVIANSMTGTFEFEKGDKRAIPEFNTFFKDVYGIPYYSDAVWWLTQMRRWGHISSQQPDSWYMDMAKKAYRPDIYVAAAQELVREGKLKAADLPDLTTATFIKPPQTSALDGAVFDASKPNAFIDGFAIGLKGNSKP, from the coding sequence ATGTCGTTCAACACAGGAATCTGGAAACGCTGCCAACACATCATGCGCATGGCTGTATTGTGGGCTGCAACAGTGGTACTGGCGACACCGTTGGCGCATGCCAGTAGCGAACCGGAAAAGTGGGAATTGAAATTTGGTTTCATCAAACTCACTGACATGGTGCCGTTGGCGGTGGCGTATGAAAAAGGCTATTTCGAAGACGAAGGGCTGACCGTCACGCTGGAAGCGCAGGCAAACTGGAAGGTGTTGTATGACCGCGTGGTATCCGGTGAACTGGATGGCGCGCACATGTTGGCAGCCATGCCATTGGGTTCTGCCACCGGCATCACTGGCAAGGACATGTTGATTGCACCGTTCACGCTGTCCTACAACGGTGCCGGCATTACTGTTTCGAACGATGTGTGGTCAAAAATGAAACCGTCCGTGGCAATGGAGGGCGGTAAACCGAAGCACCCAATCAGCGCCAAGAGTCTCGTGCCGGTGCTCGATCAGTACAAAAAAGAAGGCAAGAGCTTCACGCTGGGCATGACTTTCCCTGTGGGTACGCACAATTACATGGAGCGTTATTGGTTGGCTGCCGGCGGCATACATCCTGGCTTTTATGCGCCTGAAAAAGGCGATAACAGCGGCAATATCGGTGCGCAGGCGTTGCTGTCTGTGGTGCCACCGCCGCAAATGGTGCCCACCATGGATGCTGGCACTACCGTGGGGTATTGCGTGGGGGAGCCGTGGAATCAACAAGCGGTTGTTAAAGGTTTGGGTGTGCCGGTAATTACCAGTGAGCAGATGTGGGCTGGCGGTGCAGACAAAGTGTTTGGTGTGCGCGAAGCGTTTGCTAAAGAAAACCCCAACACCACGCTGCGTGTTGTGAAGGCGCTGATTCGCGCTTCGCAATGGCTGGATGCCAACAGCAACGCGAATCGACCAGAAGCCGTAAGAATGATTGCGCGACCGGTGTATGTGGGTGCAGATGAAAAAGTGATTGCCAACAGCATGACAGGCACCTTTGAGTTTGAAAAAGGTGATAAACGCGCCATTCCAGAATTCAACACATTCTTCAAAGATGTGTACGGCATTCCTTATTACTCGGATGCCGTGTGGTGGCTGACCCAAATGCGTCGTTGGGGGCATATCAGTAGCCAACAGCCGGACAGCTGGTACATGGATATGGCAAAAAAAGCCTATCGCCCAGATATCTATGTTGCCGCCGCTCAAGAGTTGGTGCGTGAGGGCAAGCTGAAAGCAGCGGATTTGCCCGATCTAACAACAGCAACCTTTATCAAACCGCCACAAACCAGCGCGTTGGATGGCGCGGTGTTTGATGCCAGCAAACCCAATGCGTTCATTGATGGTTTTGCCATCGGTCTGAAAGGCAACAGCAAGCCGTAG